From a region of the Mauremys mutica isolate MM-2020 ecotype Southern chromosome 12, ASM2049712v1, whole genome shotgun sequence genome:
- the LOC123346681 gene encoding uncharacterized protein LOC123346681, producing the protein MATDNPVESLQEEATCPICLEYFKDPVIIDCGHHFCRACIAQCWEGSNTDVSCPQCRETVQQGNLRPNRKLANVVEMVKRLSLQAAKGAGEERVCGEHQETLKLFCEEDQTSVCVVCHLSRAHREHRVIPIKEAAQEYKGTFYTMAGVNNHCFAGCKGCFSASCLSLAPAGSLPPSLLPCSSTAGVSPNSSPGALSSSCSSSLGPWAEGRRELEGSEKREKEKLQGALGPLTKELEEALALMSAEEKKTTEWQGKVKNRREMIAGEFNKLHTLLREEEQLLLQSLEEEESETLQKLQENVTKLSQQSSSLQQLITELEEKCQQPVVELLKDVKSTLSRSENVKLQEPEAVSTHLKNVYKISLDMGEALKRFGVDVTLDPDTASPGLVLSEDRKRVRLGDKRQDLPNNPERFDTYPEVLGAEGFAGGRRYWEVEVGDKPGWELGVCRESVSRKGESTFSPGNGFWVVWLEEGEYKAGTSPMTPVPVSVRPSRVGIFLDYEAGEVSFYNVTDRSHLFTFTDTFSGKLRPYFCPGLNAGGTNAAPLIICPVPAQAGGNLGPAKWDTGIGSSLVYCSLQDSPVAAAGAAPYTHFMRPGSVSPGPRAVTRGVSHCSSAQLSSGPAGNRRKETPQLQPNKLLCSQESETKLQRLFPVCRGAMAAGDLAGSFQDEVTCSVCLEYFTDPVTIECGHNFCRACISQCWGESESNFSCPQCRETALQRNLRPNRQLGNLVELVKRLRLQAVTEPEGQRMCERHQEALKLFCEEDQTPICVVCDRSRAHRAHTVVPIEEAAQEYREQILSRLQHLQEEREELLGLKSDWDKESERLLRQTEVERQLVVFECEQLRQFLAEQERLLLARLGELDQEIGRRREENATRLCEEISQLSALITELEGKCQQPVPELLQGVRSAVRRGEKVMSPHPAPKSPELEKRIRDFPRENKLQEAVTGFLEGLAAERGLRRARGFAVDVTLDPDTANPNLVLSEDRKHVRHGDEEQALPDNPERFDTYPEVLGTEGFTGGRHYWEVEVGDKPDWMLGVCRDSVIRKGENDVSLEDGYWVVQLADGKYEGLTSPTTPLPVSVRPSRVGIFLDYEAGEVSFYNVTDRSHLYTFTGTFHGKLRPYFYPGLNAGGTKTAPLIICPVSAQAEGNLCP; encoded by the exons atggccacAGACAAccccgtggaaagtctccaggaggaagctacgtgccccatctgtctggagtattttaagGACCCGGTGATTATAGACTGTGGGCAccatttctgccgagcctgcattgcccagtgctgggagggatcgaaTACAGacgtctcctgccctcagtgcagagaaactgtgcaacagggaaacctcaggccGAACAGGAAGCTGGCAAATGTTGTAGAAATGGTCAAACggctgagtttacaggcagcaaagggagcaggagaggagagggtgtgtggggaacaccaggagactctgaaactgttctgtgaagaggatcaaacttctGTCTGTGTGGTTTGCCATCTGTCCCGGGCTCACAGAGAGCACAGGGTGATTCCCAtaaaggaggctgcccaggagtacaag GGGACTTTTTACACCATGGCCGGTGTTAACAATCA CTGTTTTGCTGGATGCAAAGGCTGCTTTTCCGCCTCCTGTctctcactagcccctgctggctccctccctccctcactgcttccctgcagcagcaccgcaGGGGTGTCACCGAACAGctccccaggagctctcagcagcagctgcagcagcagcctgggcccttGGGCAGAGGGCAGGCGAGAACTCGAGGGctcagagaaaagagaaaaa GAGAAactccagggagccctgggccctctgacgaaggagctggaagaggccctggctctgatgtctgcagaggagaagaaaacCACAGAGTGGCAG GGGAAAGTGAAGAATAGGAGAGAGATGATTGCAGGTGAATTTAACAAACTgcacacactgctgagagaggaggagcagctgcttctgcagagcctggaggaggaggaaagtgagACTCTGCAGAAACTACAGGAAAATGTCACCAAACTCTCCCAGcaaagctcctctctgcagcagctgatcaCAGAGCTAGAGGAGAAatgtcagcaaccagttgtggagCTGCTAAAG gatgtgaaaagcacattgagcag GAGTGAGAATGTGAAGCTCCAGGAACCAGAAGCTGTTTCTACTCACCTGAAGAACGTGTATAAAATTTCCCTTGACATGGGGGAAGCGCTGAAGAGATTTGGAG tggacgtgactctggatccagacacggcaagTCCCggcctcgtcctgtctgaggatagGAAACGTGTGAGACTCGGAGACAAACGCCAGgatctgcccaacaaccctgagagatttgatacgTACCCTGAAGTTCTGGGCGCTGAGGGGTTTGCGGGCGGgaggcgttactgggaggtggaggtgggagacaagccaggctgggaactgggggtttgtagggaatctgtgagcaggaaaGGGGAGAGCACATTCTCACCTGGGAATGGATTCTGGGTTGTGTGGCTGGAGGAAGGGGAATACAAGGCCGGCACCTCCCCCATGACCCCCGTCcccgtgagcgtcaggcccagccgggtggggattttcctggactatgaggcaggcgaggtctcgttttacaatgtgactgacaggtcccatctcttcactttcactgacaccttctccGGGAAGCTCCGCCCTTATTTCTGTCCTGGTCTCAACGCTGGGGGTACAAAcgcggctcccctgataatctgcccggtcccagctcaggccggagggaatctcggtccc GCTAAGTGGGACACAGGCATTGGTAGCAGCCTGGTGTATTGCAGCCTCCAGGATTCCCCAGtggcagcagctggtgctgccccCTACA CTCATTTCATGAG acctggctctgtctccccaggccCCCGGGCTGTGACAAGAGGGGTGAGTCActgcagctcagctcagctcagctcagggcCTGCTGGGAACAGGAGGAAGGAAACGCCCCAACTCCAGCCAAACAAGCTTCTCTGCTCtcaggaaagtgaaactaaactgCAGCGGCTGTTTCCCGTTTGCAGAGGAGCCATGGCTGCCGGGGACCTGGCAGGGAGCTTCCAGGACGAAGTGACTTGCTCCGTCTGCCTGGAGTATTTCACAGACCCGGTGACTATTGAGTGTGGGCACAACTTCTGCCgggcctgcatcagccagtgctggggggagTCGGAGTCAAACTtctcctgcccccagtgcagaGAAACCGCCCTGCAGCGAAACCTGcggcccaacaggcagctggggAACCTGGTGGAGTTAGTGAAACGACTGAGGCTCCAGGCGGTGACAGAGCCCGAGGGGCAGAGAATGTGTGAGAggcaccaggaggctctgaaactgttctgtgaagaggatcaaacccccatctgtgtggtgtgcgacagatcccgggctcaccgcgctcacacggtggttcccatcgaggaggctgcccaggagtacagg GAGCAAATTCTGAGCcgcctgcagcatctgcaggaggagagagaagagctcctggGACTGAAATCCGACTGGGACAAGGAAAGTGAGAGGCTCCTG AGGCAGACGGAAGTggagaggcagctggtggtgtttGAGTGCGAGCAGCTGCGCCAGTTCCTGGCTGAACaagagcgcctcctgctggcccggCTGGGAGAGCTGGACCAGGAgattgggaggaggagggaggaaaacgCCACCCGCCTGTGTGAGGAGATTTCCCAGCTCAGCGCCCTGATCAcagagctggaggggaagtgtcagcaGCCTGTGCCGGAATTGCTGCAG gGTGTCAGAAGTGCCGTGAGAAG GGGCGAGAAGGTGATGTCTCCACATCCGGCTCCCAAGTCCCCTGAGCTGGAAAAGCGAATCAGGGATTTCCCTCGAGAGAACAAACTCCAGGAGGCTGTGACGGGATTCCTGG aggggctggctgcagagagag GACTCAGAAGAGCCCGAGGATTCGCAG tggatgtgactctggatccagacacagcaaatcccaacctcgtcctgtctgaggatcggaaacatGTGAGACATGGAGACGAAGAACAGGCTCTGCCTGACaatcctgagagatttgacacttaCCCTGAAGTTCTGGGCACTGAAGGATTCACGGGCGGGAGgcattactgggaggtggaggtgggagacaagcctgactGGATGCTTGGGGTTTGTAGGGATTCTGTCATCAGGAAGGGGGAGAATGATGTATCACTTGAGGATGGATACTGGGTCGTGCAGCTGGCGGATGGGAAATACGAGGGCCTCacctcccccacaacccccctccccgtgagcgtcaggcccagccgggtggggattttcctggactatgaggcgggcgaggtctcgttttacaatgtgactgacaggtcccatctctaCACTTTCACTGGCACCTTCCACGGGAAGCTCCGCCCTTATTTCTATCCTGGTCTCAACGCTGGGGGTACAAAGAcggctcccctgataatctgcccggtcTCAGCTCAGGCCGAAGGGAATCTCTGTCCCTGA